The following are from one region of the Synechococcus sp. CBW1108 genome:
- a CDS encoding plasmid stabilization protein, with amino-acid sequence MAALTIRNLDEHTKAQLRIQAARQGRSMEEEARRILRSAIEARQPAGNGTGLGSCIQAHFAQLGGVELDLPDRSSQPCPAEFSRKGSR; translated from the coding sequence ATGGCCGCCCTCACGATCCGCAACCTCGACGAACACACCAAGGCTCAGCTCCGCATCCAGGCCGCCCGGCAGGGGCGCTCCATGGAGGAGGAAGCGCGCAGAATCCTCCGCTCCGCCATCGAAGCCAGACAGCCGGCCGGAAACGGCACGGGGCTGGGCAGCTGTATCCAGGCCCACTTCGCCCAGCTCGGCGGCGTGGAGCTGGACCTGCCTGACCGTTCATCCCAGCCCTGTCCAGCTGAGTTCAGCCGGAAGGGCTCGCGGTGA